The Pseudoalteromonas carrageenovora IAM 12662 DNA window ATTGCCGATACCCCTAACAAAGTTAAAAACTGGGTTGGCGGAATCGATCATTTAGGTTTAACTGTTTCAGATTTAGATTCATCTAAAGTGTTTTTTACTGATGTACTTGGTTTTAAAGTGCTGGGAAATGATCCGACTTATCCTGCTTACTTTTTATCTAACAAAAAAATAACCATTACATTGTGGCGAGTTAAGAATGATAAAAAACGTGTAGAGTTTAATCGAGCAAAGAATGTGGGCCTACACCATTTAGCACTCAGTGTTGAGAGTATTGAAAAGTTAAGCGAGCTGTATAAACACTTAAAAATGCAAAATAATATTACTATAGAATTTGCACCAGAGAATTTAGGTAAAGGCCCTACGCAGCACATGATGATAAGAGAGCCTAGCGGTAATCGGATTGAGTTTATTGCGAGGCCTATCTAGCCCCGTAAAATGATTAGTATTATAGGCCCCCCTAATTCAAGACAATAAAAAAGGCGCTCAAGGCGCCTTTAGTATGCTTGCTAAAACAACTTATTCAGCCGCTTGCTCAACAAGTGGTAAGTTAAGCTCAGCTTGTGCTTTTAGCGCTTCAATAAATACCATGTAGTTTTTATTAGCTTGCGCCATAGTAATTGTTTGCTTAGTTTGTGCATCAATGTTTTCTGCAACTTGTGCATCAGTCACCGATTTAAGCGCAACAATTGCT harbors:
- a CDS encoding VOC family protein — translated: MLKHTLLCITPLLLLSASAIADTPNKVKNWVGGIDHLGLTVSDLDSSKVFFTDVLGFKVLGNDPTYPAYFLSNKKITITLWRVKNDKKRVEFNRAKNVGLHHLALSVESIEKLSELYKHLKMQNNITIEFAPENLGKGPTQHMMIREPSGNRIEFIARPI